From the genome of Spirosomataceae bacterium TFI 002, one region includes:
- a CDS encoding 3-deoxy-D-manno-octulosonate 8-phosphate phosphatase (KDO 8-P phosphatase), translating to MTIELKEKIEGIKALVFDVDGVFTNATLLVGENDVQRIFNVKDGYAVQVAARLGYELAVISGGKQESIRTRLSGLGIENIHIAVSTYGKLEIFDSFLNEKGLKAEQVLYIGDDLPDLQIMSQRDVFSACPCDAVPEVLEQANYITEKKGGEGAVREVIELVLKAKGDWMKIL from the coding sequence ATGACAATAGAGTTAAAAGAAAAAATAGAAGGAATAAAGGCGTTGGTTTTCGATGTTGATGGTGTTTTTACAAATGCCACTCTTCTTGTAGGTGAAAACGATGTACAGCGTATATTTAATGTTAAAGACGGATACGCAGTGCAAGTAGCCGCAAGACTTGGCTATGAGTTGGCAGTCATTTCCGGCGGGAAACAAGAAAGCATAAGAACAAGATTAAGCGGATTGGGAATTGAAAATATTCACATAGCAGTTTCGACCTATGGAAAATTAGAAATATTTGATTCTTTCTTAAATGAAAAGGGGCTAAAAGCTGAGCAAGTGCTTTATATCGGCGATGATCTGCCAGATTTGCAAATTATGTCGCAGAGAGATGTTTTTTCCGCATGTCCATGCGATGCAGTTCCAGAAGTACTTGAGCAGGCAAACTACATTACGGAAAAGAAAGGTGGCGAAGGTGCTGTAAGGGAAGTGATTGAACTTGTCTTAAAAGCGAAAGGTGATTGGATGAAGATTCTTTAA
- a CDS encoding Outer membrane protein OmpA yields the protein MNRFLIPLLILLGSFLYSWFWNCNENRRPTCNAEIAAPVETVAPVVVEEPVVVEEMTTEEELLFTPLDVYFEVNRSGINRNEEVTNFLETAKAYLAAHPDKKLSITGHSDSDGTEASNQILSERRAQQIKDLLIADGFTGDQLITDGKGESEPTVPNDSPENKAKNRRVSIRLMN from the coding sequence ATGAACAGATTTTTGATCCCCCTTTTAATTTTATTAGGGTCATTTCTGTACAGTTGGTTTTGGAATTGCAATGAAAACCGTAGGCCTACATGTAATGCAGAAATTGCTGCACCTGTAGAAACCGTGGCACCCGTTGTAGTTGAAGAGCCCGTTGTAGTAGAAGAAATGACCACCGAAGAAGAATTACTCTTCACTCCATTAGATGTTTATTTTGAGGTAAACAGATCAGGCATTAACCGAAACGAAGAAGTAACAAACTTCTTGGAAACGGCCAAAGCTTATCTAGCTGCACATCCTGACAAAAAATTGAGTATCACAGGCCACTCCGATAGCGATGGTACAGAGGCTTCTAACCAAATCTTATCTGAGCGTAGAGCTCAACAAATTAAAGATTTGCTTATAGCTGATGGTTTTACTGGTGACCAATTAATAACCGACGGAAAGGGAGAATCTGAGCCGACTGTGCCAAACGATTCCCCAGAAAACAAAGCAAAAAATAGAAGAGTCTCTATAAGACTCATGAACTAA
- a CDS encoding transcription termination factor Rho, which produces MYQEKDLKTKVLPELKSICAELGIKSVSNLSKKELITKILENNPKPQEKAKEEPKKTTSDESKDSKRPRARKRMVKSGDTLFSDKPKLKQDKDESSVDKKEKGQVDIPEPVVDDIDLSEIEEEIPDITDEDLGIDDDDDDKEPKDPKEVKRQEDYARNIKKQFNNLVKEFDGLIDNEGVLEIVQEGSYGFMRSADYNYLASPDDIYVSPSQIKLFGLKTGDTIKGTVRPPKDGEKYFALLKVISVNGKTSEEIRDRVPFEYLTPLFPDEKISLSTKPDIMSTRVLDLFAPIGKGQRGMIVAQPKTGKTVLLKEIANAITRNHPEVYLIILLIDERPEEVTDMARSVRAEVISSTFDETADRHVKVTGMVLEKAKRLVESGHDVVILLDSLTRLARAYNTVIPSSGKILSGGVDANALHRPKRFFGAARNIENGGSLTIVATALIDTGSKMDEVIFEEFKGTGNMELQLDRRLSNKRVYPSIDILTSGTRREDLLMHKDEMNKVWLLRKYISDMNPMEAMEFLLDKMKGTRNNEEFLMTMNR; this is translated from the coding sequence ATGTACCAAGAAAAAGATTTAAAAACTAAGGTGCTTCCTGAGTTAAAAAGCATTTGTGCAGAATTAGGTATAAAGTCTGTATCAAACTTGTCCAAAAAAGAGCTAATTACTAAGATTTTAGAAAATAATCCAAAACCTCAAGAAAAAGCTAAAGAGGAGCCAAAGAAAACTACATCTGACGAATCGAAGGATAGTAAAAGACCTAGGGCAAGAAAAAGAATGGTCAAATCTGGAGATACACTTTTCTCAGATAAGCCAAAGCTAAAGCAGGACAAAGATGAATCCTCTGTAGACAAAAAAGAGAAAGGTCAAGTTGATATTCCCGAGCCAGTAGTAGACGATATTGATTTAAGCGAGATAGAAGAAGAAATTCCTGATATCACAGATGAAGATCTGGGAATAGATGATGACGACGATGATAAAGAGCCTAAAGACCCTAAAGAGGTAAAAAGGCAAGAGGATTATGCTCGCAACATTAAAAAGCAATTCAACAACCTTGTGAAAGAGTTTGATGGATTGATCGACAATGAAGGAGTATTGGAAATTGTGCAAGAAGGTAGCTATGGTTTTATGCGTTCAGCAGATTACAATTACCTAGCAAGTCCAGATGATATCTATGTATCGCCATCACAGATTAAGCTATTTGGTTTAAAAACGGGAGATACCATTAAAGGTACTGTACGCCCTCCTAAAGACGGTGAAAAGTACTTTGCTCTATTAAAAGTTATTTCGGTTAACGGGAAGACTTCGGAGGAGATTAGAGATAGGGTTCCATTTGAATACCTGACTCCTTTATTCCCAGATGAAAAAATTTCCTTGTCTACTAAGCCAGATATCATGTCAACAAGGGTTTTAGACCTTTTTGCACCGATAGGTAAAGGGCAACGTGGTATGATCGTAGCACAGCCTAAAACTGGTAAAACAGTATTGTTAAAAGAAATTGCAAATGCGATCACACGAAACCACCCAGAGGTTTACTTGATCATATTGCTCATTGATGAAAGACCTGAGGAGGTAACTGACATGGCTCGTAGTGTAAGAGCAGAAGTTATTTCGTCAACATTTGATGAAACTGCCGACCGTCACGTAAAAGTGACTGGAATGGTGCTCGAAAAAGCAAAAAGACTAGTAGAAAGTGGACATGACGTAGTCATTTTGCTAGATTCTCTAACGAGACTTGCTAGAGCTTATAACACTGTTATTCCTTCATCTGGTAAAATACTTTCTGGTGGGGTAGATGCAAATGCACTTCACAGACCAAAAAGATTCTTTGGAGCAGCTCGAAATATTGAAAATGGAGGATCACTTACTATTGTGGCAACTGCCTTGATAGATACAGGTTCTAAAATGGACGAAGTTATTTTTGAGGAGTTCAAAGGTACGGGTAACATGGAATTGCAACTTGACCGCAGGTTGTCCAATAAGCGAGTATATCCATCTATAGATATATTAACATCGGGTACAAGAAGAGAAGACTTGTTAATGCATAAAGACGAAATGAATAAAGTTTGGTTGCTACGCAAATACATTTCTGACATGAATCCAATGGAAGCAATGGAGTTTCTCTTGGACAAAATGAAAGGTACTCGTAATAACGAGGAGTTCTTAATGACGATGAATCGCTAG
- a CDS encoding diaminopimelate epimerase: MKFYKYQGTGNDFVMIDNRDNSISLSQKDIAKLCHRRFGVGADGLIFLTLEDGYDFRMIYHNADGAEGSMCGNGGRCTVKFAHDLGLFTKETRFIAVDGLHEAEVLSDGTVSLGMVDVKELESQNGDYFCNTGSPHVVQFVENVSDFDVFGEGAAIRNSDFWQQKGGTNVNFLEQKGKQEISVRTFERGVEDETYSCGTGVTACALIINSVKEMNSPIKVTTLGGNLSISFDKIGKGYQNIKLIGPAMMVFEGFLVN; the protein is encoded by the coding sequence ATGAAATTCTATAAATACCAAGGTACTGGCAATGATTTCGTGATGATTGATAATCGCGATAATTCAATTTCTTTGAGTCAAAAAGATATCGCAAAATTGTGTCATAGGCGTTTTGGGGTTGGTGCTGACGGACTTATATTCCTAACCCTTGAGGATGGGTATGACTTTCGAATGATCTATCACAACGCAGATGGTGCCGAAGGCAGTATGTGCGGAAATGGAGGTAGGTGCACTGTGAAGTTTGCACATGATTTGGGGCTTTTTACCAAAGAAACAAGGTTTATTGCTGTGGATGGATTACACGAAGCAGAAGTATTGTCAGATGGAACAGTATCTCTTGGAATGGTAGATGTAAAAGAGCTAGAGTCTCAGAATGGAGATTATTTTTGTAATACAGGCTCTCCTCACGTCGTTCAATTTGTAGAAAACGTTTCTGACTTTGATGTTTTTGGAGAAGGAGCTGCAATCAGGAATTCTGACTTTTGGCAGCAAAAAGGCGGGACAAATGTGAATTTCTTAGAGCAGAAGGGTAAGCAAGAAATTTCAGTTAGAACCTTTGAAAGAGGAGTAGAGGATGAAACGTATAGTTGTGGAACAGGTGTTACGGCTTGTGCACTTATCATTAATAGTGTAAAAGAAATGAATTCACCTATAAAAGTCACAACGCTAGGTGGGAATTTGAGTATTAGTTTCGATAAAATTGGAAAAGGCTATCAAAATATCAAACTCATTGGACCTGCAATGATGGTTTTCGAAGGTTTTTTAGTAAATTGA
- a CDS encoding LSU ribosomal protein L19P has protein sequence MSDIIKSIEQELNAEKTQMPDFKAGDTVNVHVRIKEGNKERIQVFQGAVIQRRNKGGNGETFTVRKISNGIGVERIFPILSPSIEKLELIRKGKVRRAKLFYLRGKHGKAAKIKELK, from the coding sequence ATGAGCGACATTATCAAATCAATCGAGCAGGAGTTAAATGCAGAAAAAACTCAAATGCCAGATTTCAAGGCAGGTGACACTGTAAACGTACACGTACGTATCAAAGAAGGAAACAAAGAGCGTATTCAGGTATTTCAAGGAGCGGTAATTCAAAGAAGAAATAAAGGCGGAAATGGTGAAACATTCACTGTTAGAAAAATTTCTAATGGTATTGGTGTTGAAAGAATTTTTCCTATATTGTCTCCTAGTATAGAGAAGCTTGAGCTTATCCGTAAAGGAAAAGTGAGAAGAGCTAAATTGTTCTACCTAAGAGGTAAGCATGGTAAAGCAGCTAAGATCAAAGAATTGAAATAA
- a CDS encoding Catechol 2,3-dioxygenase, whose translation MKEKETTLIAGIQQVGIGVKDAWNSFVWYNKNFKLDVPVFDDVAQAKLMTPHTNGVVRERRAILAMNMAGGGGAEIWQSNSPEPLAPKFKPQIGDLGIFSLKLKTTNVEKLADQMGFSTSFSPDGRRKMILEDNYENPIEVLPDTSWFKATKTLTGGVLGVTIGVSQMEKSLKLYKDVLGIDELVYDEEGVFDDYKDMPRGNERFRRVLLRKTNKGIGAFSKLLGNIEIELVQCLSTSVHTIFEGRSWGDLGYIHLCFDTLDMNILKERCKNAGFSFTVDSGETFDMGEAGGRFSYIQDPDGTLVEFVETHRVPIMKKLGWYINLKKRGVAKNLPNWMISTIGWGRVKL comes from the coding sequence TCATTTGTATGGTATAATAAAAACTTCAAATTGGATGTGCCTGTGTTTGATGACGTAGCACAAGCTAAATTGATGACACCGCATACCAACGGCGTAGTTAGAGAGCGAAGAGCTATTCTCGCTATGAATATGGCAGGTGGTGGAGGTGCTGAAATATGGCAATCCAATAGTCCAGAGCCGCTGGCACCTAAATTTAAACCTCAAATTGGCGATTTGGGAATATTTAGTTTAAAGCTAAAGACTACCAATGTGGAGAAGCTAGCTGATCAAATGGGTTTTTCAACTAGTTTCAGTCCAGATGGCCGAAGGAAAATGATTCTTGAGGACAATTACGAAAATCCTATTGAAGTTTTGCCAGACACATCATGGTTTAAAGCCACTAAAACACTAACTGGTGGAGTATTGGGAGTCACAATAGGTGTGTCTCAAATGGAAAAATCACTTAAGCTATATAAAGATGTATTAGGCATTGATGAGCTCGTATATGACGAAGAAGGTGTTTTTGATGATTACAAAGACATGCCAAGGGGTAATGAAAGGTTCAGAAGGGTGCTTTTGAGAAAAACAAATAAAGGAATAGGAGCATTTTCTAAGCTATTAGGAAATATAGAAATAGAGCTGGTTCAGTGTTTAAGCACAAGTGTGCATACGATATTTGAAGGAAGAAGCTGGGGGGATTTAGGTTATATTCATTTATGTTTCGATACATTAGATATGAATATACTTAAAGAAAGGTGCAAAAATGCGGGCTTTAGCTTTACTGTAGACAGTGGTGAAACATTTGATATGGGCGAAGCAGGAGGGCGATTTAGTTACATTCAAGACCCAGATGGGACTTTGGTAGAGTTTGTAGAGACACATAGGGTTCCTATTATGAAAAAGCTTGGGTGGTACATCAACCTTAAAAAAAGAGGAGTGGCAAAAAATCTCCCAAATTGGATGATTTCCACAATTGGCTGGGGCAGAGTTAAATTGTAA